Proteins from one Pyrobaculum neutrophilum V24Sta genomic window:
- a CDS encoding ABC transporter permease has translation MRRLLLSILNTAVALAAAFAIGAAAMWATGYDPVASYSAMLFTPLADRVYLLSALAFSAPIVLTGLTFAVGLRAGLFNIGGEGQVYMGALGAVAASYLARNAAALPLAVALGVALAVAWSAVPALLRIWRGVNEVISTIMMNWVAYWLVIMLVSTVFVNPLQPEESIKTPEEARLQPLVAGTDLTLAVPLAYAAAVLTYIFVRYSVWGYRISISGQNPLVAKAYGVKPERALLLAFVVGAVAAGLAGVLQVVARPPSYSLARNLANVYGLGFDGITAAMLGRGHPLAVALAAVFLGILQEGARHMQIEAGTPFEYVRIIQGLIILFLAIQMLRRP, from the coding sequence ATGAGGCGGCTTCTGCTCTCCATATTGAACACGGCCGTGGCCCTGGCAGCGGCCTTCGCCATAGGGGCGGCGGCCATGTGGGCGACGGGCTACGACCCAGTCGCCTCCTACAGCGCTATGTTGTTCACGCCTCTGGCAGACCGGGTGTATCTGCTCTCCGCGCTGGCCTTCTCAGCCCCAATAGTTTTGACAGGGCTCACCTTCGCGGTCGGGCTTAGAGCGGGGTTGTTCAACATCGGAGGGGAGGGCCAGGTATACATGGGGGCGCTGGGCGCCGTGGCGGCCTCATACCTAGCAAGAAACGCGGCCGCGTTGCCGTTGGCGGTCGCCCTAGGCGTTGCTCTGGCGGTGGCGTGGTCGGCGGTGCCGGCGCTCCTAAGGATCTGGAGGGGGGTAAACGAGGTGATAAGCACGATAATGATGAACTGGGTAGCCTACTGGCTCGTCATCATGTTGGTGTCGACTGTGTTTGTAAATCCTCTACAGCCCGAGGAGTCCATAAAGACGCCTGAGGAAGCCCGCCTCCAGCCTCTTGTAGCCGGGACCGACCTCACCCTGGCGGTCCCCCTGGCGTATGCCGCCGCCGTGTTGACGTATATCTTTGTCAGATACAGCGTGTGGGGCTACAGGATCTCCATAAGCGGACAGAACCCGCTTGTTGCAAAGGCCTACGGGGTTAAGCCGGAGCGGGCTCTCCTCCTGGCCTTCGTCGTAGGCGCAGTCGCCGCTGGCCTAGCCGGCGTTTTACAGGTGGTCGCCAGGCCGCCCTCCTACAGCCTGGCGAGGAACCTAGCCAACGTCTACGGCCTCGGCTTCGACGGCATCACAGCGGCGATGCTGGGCCGCGGCCACCCCCTCGCAGTGGCTCTCGCGGCGGTCTTCCTCGGCATTCTACAAGAGGGGGCTAGACATATGCAGATCGAGGCGGGGACGCCGTTTGAATACGTGAGGATAATCCAAGGCCTCATAATCCTGTTTCTAGCTATTCAGATGCTGAGGCGGCCATGA
- a CDS encoding ABC transporter permease, with amino-acid sequence MTELLYLLALQALLASVPILLATLGEILTERSGVVNIGVEGVMLLGALAGPLLVDYMRLRAGLQLPEPLWPLVAMLVAAAVGALVGLIHGYISAYLAGDQIISGVAINLFAAGAVAYGIQAYWGVAGYKQIPDWAKADPVPVAAFSIALAGLMWYLLYKTRAGAVIRACGESPEAAFNVGIDVYKVRLISTAAGSSLAALAGAYLSVAYLSVVTKEISAGRGFIALANVVFSNWNPALAVAGAFVFGFFDALSYWLQTLGVARYEITRMIPYVATLLIVAGVIGRAKPPRAVGKAFRRE; translated from the coding sequence ATGACGGAGCTCTTGTACCTCCTGGCGCTCCAGGCGTTGCTCGCCTCCGTGCCTATACTCCTGGCAACCCTCGGCGAAATTCTGACGGAGAGGAGCGGAGTTGTCAACATAGGCGTAGAGGGGGTGATGCTTCTAGGCGCCTTGGCGGGCCCGCTTCTGGTCGACTACATGCGCCTCAGGGCTGGCCTCCAGTTGCCCGAGCCCCTCTGGCCTCTAGTCGCTATGTTGGTAGCCGCGGCAGTGGGCGCGCTTGTGGGCCTTATACACGGCTACATATCCGCCTACCTAGCCGGCGACCAGATAATAAGCGGAGTGGCCATAAACCTCTTCGCGGCAGGGGCGGTGGCCTACGGGATACAGGCCTACTGGGGGGTGGCCGGGTATAAGCAGATCCCCGACTGGGCGAAGGCGGACCCCGTGCCTGTGGCCGCCTTCTCCATAGCCCTAGCCGGGCTCATGTGGTATCTACTATACAAGACCAGGGCTGGGGCCGTGATTAGGGCGTGTGGAGAGAGCCCGGAGGCCGCCTTCAACGTAGGCATAGATGTGTACAAGGTCAGGCTTATCTCGACAGCCGCCGGCTCCTCCCTCGCGGCGCTGGCGGGGGCGTACCTAAGCGTGGCGTACCTCTCGGTGGTGACGAAGGAGATTTCGGCTGGGAGGGGCTTCATCGCTCTGGCCAACGTGGTGTTTTCCAACTGGAACCCGGCGTTGGCGGTCGCCGGCGCCTTCGTGTTCGGCTTCTTCGACGCCCTGTCGTACTGGCTTCAGACGCTGGGGGTGGCCAGGTACGAGATAACGAGGATGATCCCTTACGTGGCGACCCTGCTCATCGTAGCGGGAGTGATAGGCAGAGCCAAGCCGCCGCGCGCAGTGGGGAAGGCCTTTAGGAGGGAATGA
- a CDS encoding Hsp20/alpha crystallin family protein has protein sequence MEDFKKAMEEITRSIQRMVEEVKERRDYRLLEEGDVVRIEIDMPGLEPGDISLSISKDGTSLKAEGARGDRRYTKLIRMPFKIDPSTAEAYYRSGVLTITAKKVKEEEIKIPVRG, from the coding sequence ATGGAGGACTTCAAAAAGGCGATGGAGGAGATCACGCGGTCTATCCAGAGGATGGTGGAGGAGGTGAAGGAGAGGAGGGACTACAGGCTGTTGGAGGAGGGAGATGTTGTGCGCATCGAGATAGACATGCCGGGCCTAGAGCCGGGCGATATTTCGCTGTCGATTTCGAAAGACGGCACGTCTCTAAAGGCCGAGGGCGCGCGGGGCGACAGGAGATACACAAAGCTGATACGTATGCCGTTCAAGATAGATCCCTCAACTGCCGAGGCGTACTACAGAAGCGGGGTCCTCACAATCACGGCGAAAAAGGTGAAGGAGGAGGAGATCAAGATCCCCGTCCGCGGCTAG
- a CDS encoding RecB-family nuclease: MEVAVAVYNVSSVPKMLELAKVTYGFGVKRFALIKVFGAAAQQIGDLFKLAFKMGGEVLVFNDIGDALEVLRPEVVYAIGRPDKDTRPVERVDKRVMLLIHGADLPFSPRELPPYAVLSHAVPKDVGSVGQLAVALYKLLGP; the protein is encoded by the coding sequence ATGGAGGTGGCCGTTGCTGTATACAACGTCAGCTCTGTCCCAAAGATGCTGGAGCTGGCGAAGGTGACCTACGGCTTTGGGGTAAAACGCTTCGCGCTTATTAAGGTCTTCGGCGCTGCGGCTCAACAGATAGGAGACCTCTTCAAACTCGCCTTTAAGATGGGCGGCGAGGTGCTCGTCTTTAACGACATAGGAGACGCCTTGGAGGTTTTAAGACCGGAGGTGGTGTACGCCATTGGGCGCCCCGACAAAGACACGAGGCCTGTTGAGAGGGTGGACAAGAGGGTTATGCTGTTGATCCACGGCGCCGACCTCCCCTTCTCGCCCAGGGAGCTCCCCCCCTACGCAGTGCTGAGCCACGCTGTTCCAAAAGACGTAGGTTCTGTGGGTCAGCTGGCGGTTGCCTTATATAAGCTCCTGGGCCCCTAG
- the udp gene encoding uridine phosphorylase: MAQRPRVGARAYHLLLAPGDVPRYVLLPGDPGRVPLIARHWEGAREVARNREFVTWVGAYRGVAVGATSTGIGSGSTAIAVEELLYAGADTFIRVGTTGALRREVKLGDLVIGAAAVRYDGASRWYAPPEYPAVAHWLVVKALVDAAASLGVRYHVGIVASTDSFYVGQERPGHGGFLPPWSRGLIDTLRSLRVLSFEMESATIYTLSSIYGARAGGVYAAIANRETDEFAPEVGVEDAVRVANEAVRILAEYDSKGG; encoded by the coding sequence ATGGCCCAGAGGCCGAGGGTGGGGGCTAGGGCTTACCACCTCCTCCTGGCGCCGGGCGACGTGCCCCGCTACGTGTTGCTACCCGGCGACCCGGGGAGGGTTCCCCTCATCGCTAGGCACTGGGAGGGGGCTAGGGAGGTGGCGAGAAATAGGGAGTTCGTGACTTGGGTGGGGGCGTACAGAGGGGTTGCCGTGGGCGCCACCTCCACGGGCATAGGCTCGGGATCGACGGCGATCGCGGTGGAGGAGCTCCTATACGCCGGTGCGGACACCTTCATAAGGGTGGGCACCACGGGCGCCTTGCGTAGGGAGGTAAAGCTCGGGGACTTGGTTATAGGGGCGGCGGCTGTGCGCTACGACGGCGCCTCTAGGTGGTACGCGCCGCCTGAGTACCCCGCCGTGGCCCACTGGCTTGTGGTGAAGGCTCTGGTAGACGCGGCGGCTTCACTTGGCGTGAGATACCACGTGGGCATTGTTGCTTCGACAGACTCCTTCTATGTAGGCCAAGAGCGCCCCGGCCACGGCGGATTCCTACCGCCTTGGTCCAGGGGGTTGATAGACACGCTTAGATCTCTCCGGGTCTTGTCGTTTGAGATGGAGAGCGCCACCATATATACGCTTTCCTCAATCTACGGCGCTAGAGCAGGCGGCGTCTACGCGGCGATTGCCAACAGAGAGACCGACGAGTTTGCGCCGGAGGTGGGGGTGGAGGACGCTGTTCGAGTCGCCAACGAGGCCGTGAGGATTCTCGCGGAGTATGATAGTAAAGGTGGTTAA
- the mvk gene encoding mevalonate kinase: protein MPRVFAPGVIKLFGEHAVVYGKPAIAATIDKGVHVECVRGERLEVVTVAPPASVRYIPGERRFDAFGLERFFAYVDAALRVGEERWGSVSARFTITSDLPPSVGAATSAAVAVGLLKAYAACAGVDVGGEELAKLGHRVELEVQGIASPMDTAAVSIGGVLKIWASPFRAERLEVQLPQLYVAVLPRRGTTGEIVADVRALLGRRPSARAVLDAIGAVVDEAEVCLRQGDLVCLGELMYINNWLLGALGVVDSRAVSLLETLRPFIYGGKISGAGRGGVVLLLPRDADAVEKALYAMGQTYIKVSLFASGATLV, encoded by the coding sequence ATGCCTAGGGTTTTTGCGCCGGGCGTCATAAAGCTTTTCGGAGAACACGCGGTTGTCTACGGGAAACCCGCCATTGCTGCGACGATAGATAAGGGGGTACACGTCGAGTGCGTACGCGGGGAGCGCCTAGAGGTCGTGACGGTGGCTCCTCCCGCCTCCGTGAGGTATATACCAGGCGAGAGGCGGTTCGACGCCTTTGGCCTCGAGAGGTTTTTCGCGTATGTAGACGCCGCGTTGCGGGTTGGGGAGGAGAGGTGGGGAAGCGTCAGCGCTAGGTTCACCATCACAAGCGATCTGCCCCCCAGCGTGGGGGCGGCGACCTCGGCCGCGGTGGCTGTGGGCCTTCTTAAGGCCTACGCGGCTTGCGCCGGCGTTGACGTAGGCGGCGAGGAGCTCGCGAAGCTGGGCCATAGGGTGGAGCTGGAGGTGCAGGGCATCGCCTCGCCCATGGACACCGCCGCTGTCTCTATCGGCGGCGTATTAAAGATATGGGCCAGCCCGTTTAGGGCGGAGAGGCTGGAGGTTCAGCTCCCCCAGCTCTACGTGGCGGTTCTCCCCCGCAGAGGCACCACGGGGGAGATAGTCGCCGACGTAAGAGCTCTACTGGGGAGGCGGCCGTCTGCGCGAGCCGTCCTCGACGCGATTGGAGCTGTTGTGGATGAGGCCGAGGTTTGCCTCAGACAAGGCGACCTCGTCTGCTTGGGGGAGCTTATGTATATCAACAACTGGCTTCTCGGCGCTCTGGGCGTCGTCGACAGCAGAGCCGTCTCCCTGCTGGAGACGTTGAGGCCGTTTATCTACGGCGGTAAAATAAGCGGCGCGGGGAGGGGAGGCGTCGTGCTGTTGTTGCCCAGGGATGCAGACGCCGTGGAAAAAGCGCTGTATGCCATGGGCCAGACCTACATAAAAGTCTCGCTTTTCGCCTCCGGGGCGACGCTGGTATGA
- a CDS encoding 50S ribosomal protein L10 — protein sequence MITLGKRRYVRSRPHPQRKTRIVEEATELLKKYQYVFLFDLHGLSSRILNEYRYRLRRYGEVKVIKPTLFKIAFAKAFGGVPAEVAERVRGEVAFFFTNVNPAEVVKIVAENSVRRAAQPGDKAPFDIVVPAGPTNASPGPIISKFGKLKIPTRVQEGKIWIAKDTVVAKAGQEITAEIAEVLRVVGIEPVFEQLRLLGVIWRGSRYVDISELVIDVGRYRELFEAAAVYARNLALNIVYPTREVLQVVIPAAHMRAVALAAKLGVVTRETLPILLSRAVAEANALAAAVAPKAPELGLSVQQAAPQQQAAPQAEAPKEAQEEKREGPSEEDVAGSLASLF from the coding sequence ATGATCACCTTAGGCAAGAGGAGGTACGTACGATCTAGGCCGCATCCGCAACGCAAGACCAGGATCGTCGAGGAGGCCACGGAGCTACTTAAGAAGTATCAATACGTCTTCCTCTTCGACCTCCACGGCCTCTCCTCTAGGATCCTCAACGAGTATAGGTATAGGTTGAGGAGATATGGCGAGGTGAAGGTCATAAAGCCGACGCTTTTCAAGATAGCGTTTGCTAAAGCCTTCGGCGGCGTACCAGCCGAGGTGGCCGAGAGGGTGAGGGGCGAGGTTGCGTTCTTCTTCACCAACGTAAACCCGGCCGAGGTCGTGAAGATCGTGGCTGAAAACAGCGTGAGGAGGGCCGCTCAGCCTGGCGACAAGGCGCCTTTCGACATCGTTGTACCTGCAGGGCCCACCAACGCCTCCCCCGGCCCCATAATTTCGAAGTTCGGCAAGCTTAAGATACCGACGAGGGTGCAGGAGGGGAAGATCTGGATAGCTAAAGACACCGTTGTGGCGAAGGCCGGCCAGGAGATCACCGCGGAGATCGCCGAGGTGCTTAGGGTCGTCGGCATAGAGCCGGTGTTTGAGCAACTGAGGCTACTCGGCGTAATTTGGAGGGGTAGCAGATATGTGGATATATCAGAGCTGGTAATAGACGTAGGCAGATACAGGGAGCTGTTTGAGGCGGCGGCTGTATATGCAAGGAACCTAGCGTTGAACATCGTGTACCCGACGAGGGAGGTGTTGCAGGTCGTCATACCGGCGGCCCACATGAGGGCTGTGGCGCTGGCGGCTAAGCTCGGCGTTGTGACAAGGGAGACTTTGCCGATTCTGTTGAGCAGAGCTGTTGCTGAGGCCAACGCCCTCGCGGCGGCCGTTGCCCCAAAGGCGCCGGAGCTGGGCCTATCAGTACAACAGGCCGCGCCTCAGCAACAAGCGGCTCCGCAGGCCGAGGCCCCGAAGGAGGCCCAGGAGGAGAAGAGGGAGGGGCCTAGCGAGGAAGACGTCGCAGGTTCTCTAGCCTCCCTCTTTTAA
- a CDS encoding 50S ribosomal protein L1, translated as MSAVINKEALLAKIEEALRRGKPRRFRQSVELILVLREVDLSKPENRINLLVELPHPPKPNKVAAFAHGAFEVQAKNAGVDAVISRDQVEGLSGNKRAIRKLAKQYDFFIAPPDLMPLLGRVVGPIFGPRGKMPEVAPPNVDVKSLVERLRRSVRVKLRNEPVIKVRIGAEGQKPEEVLENALAVLEDVNRKFSLRQYLKDVYIKKTMGPPVKAKALEVLAR; from the coding sequence ATGAGCGCCGTAATAAACAAGGAGGCTCTGCTCGCGAAGATAGAGGAGGCGTTGAGGAGGGGGAAGCCCAGGAGGTTTAGACAGAGCGTGGAGCTCATCCTGGTGCTGAGAGAGGTGGACTTAAGCAAGCCGGAGAACCGTATAAACCTGCTCGTGGAGTTGCCCCATCCGCCGAAGCCCAACAAGGTGGCGGCGTTTGCACACGGCGCGTTCGAGGTGCAGGCGAAAAACGCAGGCGTTGACGCCGTGATATCGAGAGACCAGGTGGAGGGGCTGTCCGGCAACAAGAGGGCAATTAGGAAGCTGGCCAAGCAGTACGACTTCTTCATCGCTCCGCCCGACCTCATGCCGTTGTTGGGCAGGGTGGTGGGTCCGATATTTGGCCCACGGGGCAAGATGCCGGAGGTGGCTCCGCCCAACGTCGACGTTAAATCGCTGGTGGAGAGGCTGAGGCGGTCGGTTAGGGTGAAGCTGAGGAATGAGCCTGTTATCAAGGTGAGGATAGGGGCTGAGGGCCAGAAGCCCGAGGAGGTTCTGGAGAACGCCCTAGCCGTCCTGGAGGATGTCAACAGGAAGTTCTCCCTTAGGCAGTACCTCAAGGACGTCTATATAAAGAAGACGATGGGGCCTCCCGTCAAGGCCAAGGCGCTTGAGGTTTTAGCGCGTTAA